A DNA window from uncultured Methanoregula sp. contains the following coding sequences:
- a CDS encoding aconitase/3-isopropylmalate dehydratase large subunit family protein, giving the protein MSSLSERILGAPAGEYVDRKIDRAYACDGTGLLALEAWRNMGASHLADTTELSIIFDHIAPANNSTTATLQHELRDFAKSSFMNFYDIGKGICHQLMSEGVVLPGEIVVGADSHSVTLGAFGAFATGVGATDMAGIWLTGETWFRVPESAAIHITGKFTGAAEAKDLALAYVGKLGTDGATYQALEFVGDGMKNLTMDDRLVLANLSVEAGAKAGLCYADEITVRYLKEQGHDVMPQAVEPCTYVQELTFDLADIVPLVAVPHRVDTVKPVEQLAGLPVDQVFVGTCTNGRYSDLERFARIVKGRKVAVRTIVVPGSAGILAKATRTGVLADILEAGCTIGTPGCGPCLGYHMGVIGEGEVCLSTANRNFRNRMGIGGEIYLSSVSTAAASALQGEITVPEVA; this is encoded by the coding sequence ATGAGTTCCCTGTCCGAGCGCATCCTGGGAGCCCCGGCCGGCGAATACGTTGACCGGAAGATCGACCGCGCCTATGCCTGTGATGGCACCGGCCTCCTGGCACTTGAGGCCTGGAGGAATATGGGCGCCAGCCACCTTGCCGATACAACGGAGCTTTCCATCATCTTCGACCATATTGCCCCGGCCAATAATTCAACAACCGCGACCCTCCAGCACGAGTTACGGGACTTTGCCAAGAGTTCGTTCATGAACTTCTATGACATCGGGAAGGGCATCTGCCATCAGCTGATGAGCGAAGGAGTTGTCCTGCCTGGAGAGATTGTTGTCGGGGCCGATTCGCACAGCGTCACCCTCGGGGCATTCGGTGCATTTGCCACCGGTGTCGGGGCAACCGATATGGCGGGAATCTGGCTCACCGGCGAAACCTGGTTCCGTGTCCCGGAATCGGCTGCGATCCACATTACCGGGAAATTTACCGGTGCCGCCGAGGCAAAGGATCTTGCGCTGGCGTATGTGGGAAAACTGGGGACCGATGGAGCTACGTACCAGGCTCTTGAGTTCGTGGGGGACGGAATGAAGAACCTCACCATGGACGATCGTCTCGTTCTTGCCAACCTCTCGGTCGAGGCCGGGGCAAAGGCCGGTCTCTGTTATGCGGATGAAATAACCGTGAGATACCTGAAGGAACAGGGGCATGATGTCATGCCGCAGGCAGTGGAACCCTGCACCTATGTGCAGGAACTCACATTCGATCTTGCGGATATTGTCCCGCTTGTTGCGGTTCCCCACCGTGTCGATACGGTAAAACCCGTGGAGCAGCTTGCCGGCCTCCCTGTCGACCAGGTCTTTGTCGGTACCTGCACGAACGGGCGGTACTCTGACCTGGAGCGCTTTGCCCGGATCGTCAAAGGCAGGAAGGTTGCGGTCAGGACGATCGTTGTTCCCGGATCAGCCGGGATCCTTGCAAAGGCAACGAGGACCGGTGTGCTTGCCGACATTCTTGAAGCGGGTTGTACGATCGGGACTCCCGGATGCGGCCCGTGCCTTGGCTACCATATGGGGGTCATCGGGGAAGGAGAAGTCTGCCTGTCGACCGCAAACCGGAATTTCCGGAACCGCATGGGTATCGGCGGGGAGATCTATCTCTCCTCGGTCTCCACTGCTGCTGCCAGTGCGCTTCAGGGTGAGATTACCGTTCCGGAGGTGGCCTGA